From Paenibacillus sp. V4I7, one genomic window encodes:
- a CDS encoding CPBP family intramembrane glutamic endopeptidase — MEPTFAQEHPFLRELAGNRRLFSNKWFRREWNLIEVKKRKSLSILTIVGKVLLTLVFIVVITVLLSIAAAVVAILRHPALDISMAGVAGDPFFIKAALWAQIIGFISGVVLSYAIFERRKGWALGLHSHLLGRRFGEGFAAGALLITISSAGIWLLGGIKIVSFQWTGTLGFELAWGFLLFVGVAVNEELFARGYLQGLVKERFGAISGITVSTVVFAFLHTFNPGMWSSPLPILNLLLAGLLFAISREYSGGLWMPIGMHLSWNFFQGCILGFEVSGTPMSSLIKTEIQGASLISGGDFGAEGSLVTTLILILGIVLISTYYQRRARQMQMN; from the coding sequence ATGGAGCCAACATTTGCACAAGAGCATCCTTTCCTTCGTGAGTTGGCAGGAAATAGGCGATTATTCTCGAATAAGTGGTTTAGAAGGGAGTGGAACCTTATCGAGGTAAAGAAGCGAAAGTCCTTATCCATTCTGACGATTGTGGGTAAAGTACTATTGACCCTCGTTTTCATTGTTGTGATTACCGTGCTATTATCAATTGCAGCCGCGGTTGTAGCGATTCTGAGGCATCCTGCTCTTGATATTAGTATGGCAGGAGTTGCTGGGGATCCATTCTTTATAAAGGCAGCTTTATGGGCGCAAATTATCGGTTTTATTAGCGGGGTTGTTCTTTCGTATGCCATTTTCGAAAGACGTAAAGGTTGGGCACTTGGACTTCACTCTCACTTGCTTGGCAGAAGATTCGGAGAAGGCTTCGCTGCAGGCGCTTTACTTATTACGATCAGCAGTGCAGGGATTTGGCTGCTGGGTGGGATTAAAATCGTGTCGTTTCAATGGACTGGAACGCTCGGGTTCGAACTGGCGTGGGGTTTTTTACTTTTCGTAGGGGTTGCTGTTAATGAAGAGTTATTCGCACGCGGCTATTTACAAGGGCTGGTGAAGGAACGGTTTGGCGCCATTTCTGGTATAACGGTTTCAACAGTTGTATTTGCCTTTTTGCATACATTTAATCCTGGTATGTGGAGTTCGCCGCTTCCAATCCTAAATTTACTGCTTGCAGGTTTATTGTTCGCCATAAGTCGAGAGTACTCGGGCGGTTTGTGGATGCCGATAGGAATGCACTTGTCTTGGAATTTTTTTCAGGGCTGTATCCTCGGATTTGAAGTATCTGGTACACCGATGTCGTCGCTTATTAAGACCGAGATACAGGGAGCTTCACTTATTTCAGGAGGGGATTTTGGAGCTGAAGGCAGCTTGGTCACCACCTTAA